A window of Cryptomeria japonica chromosome 3, Sugi_1.0, whole genome shotgun sequence contains these coding sequences:
- the LOC131066372 gene encoding pentatricopeptide repeat-containing protein At3g12770-like, which produces MASIRWVSHLHERINFYNRRCSFVAAANVKIQCSPTAKLYSYGKENMDTCIRDYLSLMEASTTLMQLEHLHANVLFSSFDQNNFLRTKLVVMYVSLSCLKYARRLFDEMSDRNVLLWNFMIREYGNVGQYEESLKLYHRMQEEGVKANKFTFPFVLKACTGLSALQEGKEVHHHIVRSGNELDVFVAASLIDMYGKCGSPTEARHVFDKMPVRDLVSWNSMIAGYGYSGYSNDALVLFNQMHSADLKPSSVTMVNMLSGCSGLGALEQGKGLHAYAIKTGLESNVFVATALIDMYSKNESIENAGRVFDCMHERNLVSWNMMITAHAQHWHVNEMLILFGKMQAAEVKPNSVTIVSVLSACARFGALDQGKCIYTHVIKRGFKSNVFVSNAIIDMYAKCSSAEDARQVFNEMATRDVISWTSMIAAYVQNGHNNEALSYFYQMQLDGVKPDSLALVSVLSGCASAAALQEGQKMHNYIIKNGFELDVLVGNSLIDMYAKCGSISLARQLFDKLSKRNVVSWSAMIAGYAQNGHAKAALELFNQMQLADVKPNSMTMVSVLSSYAQLGALQQAKRIHDYVISSGMESDVFVSTAIIDMYAKCGGIEIGRQLFDKMSKRNVVTWNTLIAGYGMHGHGKQALTLFCQMQQACIKPNHITLVSVLSACSHAGLVEEGWQYFNSMDQYGIVPTMRHYACMVDLLGRAGHLNEAENFIQKMPLDPDASVWGALLAGCRIHNNIDLGERVAERLFKLQPENAGYFVLLSNIYAAAGRWDDVAKIRTMMKDKGTNKTAGCSFIELSGKIHAFIVGDKSHPQSDQIYAMLETLIKKLKDAGYVPCTNFVLHDVEEDVKEVMLYSHSEKLAISFGLINTSPGSPIWITKNLRVCGDCHIFIKLVSKIVKREITVRDKNRFHHFKDGLCSCKDYW; this is translated from the coding sequence ATGGCTTCCATCAGATGGGTTTCACATTTACACGAACGTATTAATTTTTATAATCGAAGATGTTCATTCGTTGCTGCTGCAAATGTTAAAATCCAATGTTCACCAACTGCCAAGCTGTATTCATATGGCAAAGAAAATATGGATACCTGTATCAGGGACTATTTATCTCTCATGGAAGCTTCTACAACCTTAATGCAACTGGAACACCTCCATGCCAATGTTTTGTTTAGTAGTTTTGACCAGAACAACTTTTTGCGAACAAAACTTGTCGTGATGTACGTTAGCTTAAGTTGTTTGAAGTATGCACGCCgactgtttgacgaaatgtctGATCGCAATGTACTGTTGTGGAATTTCATGATTAGAGAATATGGAAATGTTGGGCAGTATGAAGAAAGCCTTAAGCTTTATCATCGCATGCAAGAGGAAGGTGTAAAGGCAAATAAGTTTACTTTTCCTTTTGTACTCAAAGCTTGCACAGGGTTGTCGGctctgcaagagggtaaggaagttCATCATCACATTGTTAGAAGTGGAAATGAGTTAGATGTTTTTGTGGCTGCTTCACTTATTGATATGTATGGAAAATGTGGGAGTCCCACGGAGGCAAGGCatgtgtttgacaaaatgcctgttAGAGATTTGGTTTCGTGGAATTCAATGATTGCTGGGTATGGGTATAGTGGATATTCCAATGACGCCTTGGTACTCTTTAATCAAATGCACAGCGCAGATCTAAAACCCAGTTCAGTCACTATGGTTAACATGTTGTCTGGCTGTTCCGGATTAGGAGCTCTGGAACAGGGGAAGGGGTTGCATGCGTACGCTATTAAAACTGGGTTAGAGTCGAATGTTTTTGTGGCAACTGCTCTCATTGACATGTATTCCAAAAATGAGAGTATTGAAAATGCAGGGCGAGTTTTTGATTGCATGCATGAAAGAAATTTAGTTTCATGGAACATGATGATTACCGCTCATGCCCAACACTGGCATGTAAATGAGATGTTAATATTGTTTGGTAAAATGCAAGCGGCAGAAGTGAAACCCAATTCTGTGACTATAGTTAGCGTGCTATCAGCATGTGCTCGTTTCGGAGCTTTGGACCAGGGCAAGTGCATCTATACCCATGTCATTAAAAGGGGATTCAAATCAAATGTTTTTGTGTCAAATGCCATCATAGATATGTATGCCAAATGCAGCAGTGCAGAAGATGCTCGCCAAGTTTTCAATGAAATGGCAacaagagatgtgatctcatggacTTCTATGATTGCAGCTTATGTACAAAATGGACATAACAATGAGGCCTTGTCATACTTTTATCAAATGCAATTGGATGGTGTGAAACCAGATTCGTTGGCCTTGGTGAGTGTGCTTTCAGGGTGTGCTAGTGCGGCAGCTCTGCAAGAAGGCCAGAAGATGCATAACTACATAATAAAAAATGGATTTGAATTAGATGTTCTAGTAGGAAACTCCCTTATAGATATGTATGCCAAATGCGGTAGTATAAGTTTGGCCCGCCAATTGTTTGACAAGTTGTCTAAAAGAAATGTAGTCTCATGGAGCGCAATGATTGCTGGGTATGCTCAAAATGGACATGCTAAGGCGGCATTGGAACTATTTAATCAAATGCAACTTGCAGATGTGAAACCTAACTCTATGACCATGGTCAGTGTACTCTCATCATATGCACAGTTGGGAGCTTTACAACAGGCAAAGAGGATACATGATTATGTCATTAGCAGTGGAATGGAATCAGACGTTTTTGTTAGCACTGCCATCATAGACATGTATGCTAAATGTGGAGGAATTGAAATTGGAAGGCAATTATTTGATAAGATGTCTAAAAGAAATGTTGTCACATGGAACACACTGATTGCAGGGTATGGGATGCATGGTCATGGTAAGCAAGCTCTCACACTCTTTTGTCAAATGCAACAGGCGTGCATCAAGCCAAACCATATTACTCTGGTCAGTGTTTTGTCAGCATGTAGTCATGCAGGCTTGGTGGAGGAGGGTTGGCAATACTTCAATTCCATGGATCAATATGGGATTGTACCTACTATGAGGCATTATGCAtgcatggttgaccttcttggtcgTGCTGGGCATTTGAATGAGGctgaaaattttattcaaaaaatgcCATTAGATCCTGATGCAAGTGTGTGGGGAGCCTTGCTTGCTGGTTGCAGAATCCACAACAACATTGACCTCGGAGAACGTGTTGCAGAACGGCTTTTTAAATTACAGCCTGAAAATGCTGGATATTTTGTACTTCTTTCAAATATATATGCTGCAGCTGGCAGATGGGATGATGTAGCAAAGATTAGAACAATGATGAAAGATAAGGGAACAAACAAGACAGCAGGATGCAGCTTCATTGAGTTGAGTGGCAAGATTCATGCATTCATTGTGGGAGACAAATCACATCCTCAATCTGATCAAATATATGCAATGTTGGAAACCTTAATCAAGAAGCTGAAAGATGCAGGTTATGTGCCTTGTACAAACTTTGTGTTGCATGATGTTGAAGAAGATGTAAAAGAGGTTATGCTGTACAGCCATAGTGAAAAACTGGCTATTTCTTTTGGGCTTATCAACACAAGCCCTGGAAGTCCAATTTGGATCACAAAGAACCTTCGTGTGTGTGGTGACTGTCATATTTTCATTAAGTTAGTCTCCAAGATTGTCAAACGGGAAATCACTGTGAGGGACAAAAACCGTTTCCATCATTTCAAGGATGGATTATGTTCTTGCAAGGATTACTGGTGA